Proteins encoded in a region of the Deinococcus malanensis genome:
- the argC gene encoding N-acetyl-gamma-glutamyl-phosphate reductase — protein MSEHKTVAIVGGSGYAGGEFLRLALGHPNLKVTQVTSERSAGLPVSMVHPNLRGRTNLKFIKAGALEDADIVVLALPHNSAAKRIVEFEAKGRVIVDLSADFRLKDPEVYRATYGEDHPTPEKLGEWVYGNPELHREELRGATRIACAGCFATSVILALYPLIKLGVLLPRDVVATGLVGSSAAGASASDSSHHPERAGSLRVYKAVGHRHTAEAQQELPGNFPLHLTAISTPLVRGILTTAHAWIPDGYSDRDVWSAYREVYGNEPFIRIVKVAKGIHRYPDPMLLDGTNYCDIGFEMDVDTGRVVLMSAIDNLVKGTAGHALQCLNIAHGWEETLGLEFAGLHPA, from the coding sequence ATGAGTGAGCACAAGACAGTAGCAATCGTGGGGGGCAGCGGGTATGCCGGCGGAGAATTCCTGCGTCTGGCCCTGGGCCATCCCAACCTGAAGGTCACGCAGGTAACGAGTGAGCGCAGCGCCGGCCTGCCGGTCAGCATGGTCCATCCCAACCTGCGGGGGCGCACCAACCTCAAGTTCATCAAGGCAGGCGCCCTGGAAGACGCCGATATCGTGGTCCTGGCCCTGCCGCACAACTCGGCAGCCAAACGCATTGTTGAATTCGAGGCCAAGGGCCGGGTCATTGTGGACCTATCGGCTGATTTCCGGCTCAAGGACCCGGAGGTCTACCGCGCCACCTACGGCGAGGATCATCCCACGCCGGAAAAACTGGGCGAGTGGGTCTACGGCAACCCTGAACTGCACCGTGAGGAACTGCGCGGCGCTACCCGGATTGCCTGCGCCGGCTGCTTTGCCACCAGTGTGATCCTGGCGCTCTATCCGCTTATCAAACTGGGCGTGCTGCTACCCAGGGACGTCGTGGCCACCGGGTTGGTCGGGTCGAGCGCAGCAGGGGCCAGTGCCAGCGACAGCAGTCACCACCCGGAACGCGCCGGGAGCCTGCGGGTCTACAAGGCGGTTGGGCACCGGCACACGGCCGAGGCCCAGCAGGAGTTGCCCGGGAACTTCCCACTGCACCTGACCGCCATCAGCACGCCCCTCGTGCGCGGCATTCTGACCACTGCCCATGCCTGGATTCCTGATGGCTACAGTGACCGGGATGTCTGGAGCGCCTACCGTGAAGTCTACGGCAACGAGCCTTTTATCCGAATTGTGAAGGTGGCCAAGGGCATCCACCGCTACCCCGACCCCATGCTGCTTGATGGCACCAACTACTGCGACATCGGCTTCGAGATGGACGTGGATACCGGGCGCGTGGTTCTGATGAGCGCCATCGACAATCTGGTCAAGGGCACCGCCGGCCACGCCCTGCAGTGCCTGAACATCGCCCATGGCTGGGAAGAGACCCTGGGGCTGGAATTCGCCGGCCTGCATCCGGCGTAA
- the secD gene encoding protein translocase subunit SecD gives MTYSNNRNNRGGSNRRPPPRNASAGRKPNLLTGLFLLLTLLGSLLFIWRPWQHPDQPLSLWNDKFQFMTLGLDLKGGLRIELAPESGPATKEELDRVKTVIENRINALGVAEPTVTVAGGKRVVVEIPGATPAVQQQAREIIQRTARLEFRIVQDNAQPDPELAQQNPRSGGYTLNQLGPVQATGEIISNAQAATDPQTGRWVVSFTNTDKGAQTFGDFTGKNVNKLMAVVLDDQIQSVATIQQRLFRDVQISGNFDAEEASQLALVLKSGALPIKVKTEAERAIGPTLGADAIRSGAIASLVGIALVFGMLFLYYGFWFGLVGALGLLFSAVIILGMLGGFGATLTLPGIAGLVLTIGAAVDGNVISFERIKEELQRGKGIKNSIGAGYEHSTAAILDVNAAHLLSAMALYNYSTGPVKGFAVTLIIGVIASTFSNLVFAKWFMEWLAQRRPNMNAPIRIKQTAIDFIKAAPLVTTTSVLIALAGAGILAAKGLNYGVDFTSGTTMTVRAPTAVTTDQIRSAVTGAGVGKVSPQNATIQRDVVPGQAGTQYTVKVPQLNTAELNTISAAIGRVGDAQVLSTETVGPAVGRELTDKTVAAVLLGLGLILVYVGFRFDFVMGLGSILAAIHDVAIALGLFSLLGLEFTIASVAALLTLIGYSLNDSIIVSDRIRENLREMRGKSYRQIVNTSINQTLSRTIMTSISTMLPLISLLIFGGPVLRDFSLILLVGILVGTYSSIYIVAPLVVFLEEWTTRRKVTGGVAAPKA, from the coding sequence GTGACGTACAGCAACAACCGCAACAACCGCGGCGGCTCCAACCGCCGTCCACCACCCCGCAATGCATCCGCCGGCCGCAAGCCCAACCTGCTGACCGGCCTGTTCCTGCTGCTCACGCTGCTGGGCAGCCTGCTGTTTATCTGGCGGCCCTGGCAGCACCCGGACCAGCCGCTGAGCCTGTGGAACGACAAGTTTCAGTTCATGACCCTGGGGCTGGATCTCAAGGGGGGCCTGCGTATCGAACTGGCGCCAGAATCCGGTCCGGCCACCAAAGAGGAACTCGACCGGGTCAAGACCGTCATTGAGAACCGCATCAACGCGTTGGGCGTTGCAGAGCCGACCGTGACGGTCGCAGGGGGTAAGCGCGTCGTGGTGGAAATCCCGGGCGCCACCCCCGCCGTACAGCAGCAGGCCCGGGAGATCATCCAGCGCACGGCCCGCCTTGAATTCCGCATCGTGCAGGACAACGCGCAGCCCGATCCAGAACTGGCCCAGCAAAACCCGCGTTCGGGCGGATACACCCTGAACCAGCTGGGGCCCGTACAGGCAACCGGCGAGATTATTTCCAACGCTCAGGCTGCCACCGACCCCCAGACCGGACGCTGGGTGGTCTCCTTTACCAACACCGACAAGGGTGCCCAGACCTTCGGCGACTTTACGGGCAAGAACGTGAACAAGCTGATGGCCGTGGTGCTCGACGACCAGATCCAGTCGGTGGCGACCATTCAGCAACGCCTGTTCCGCGACGTGCAGATCAGCGGGAACTTCGACGCTGAGGAAGCCAGTCAGCTCGCACTGGTGCTCAAGTCCGGCGCCCTGCCTATCAAGGTGAAGACCGAGGCCGAGCGGGCCATCGGGCCGACGCTGGGCGCAGACGCCATCCGCAGCGGTGCTATTGCGTCGCTGGTGGGGATTGCGCTGGTGTTCGGGATGCTGTTCCTGTACTACGGCTTCTGGTTCGGTCTGGTGGGCGCTCTGGGGCTGCTATTCAGCGCCGTGATCATCCTGGGGATGCTGGGCGGCTTCGGGGCCACCCTGACGCTGCCGGGCATCGCGGGTCTGGTGCTGACCATAGGTGCGGCCGTCGACGGCAACGTGATCTCGTTTGAGCGCATCAAGGAAGAGCTGCAGCGCGGCAAAGGCATCAAGAACAGCATCGGGGCAGGCTACGAGCACTCCACTGCCGCCATCCTCGACGTGAACGCCGCGCACCTGCTCTCGGCCATGGCGCTATACAACTACTCCACCGGTCCAGTAAAAGGCTTTGCCGTGACCCTGATCATCGGTGTGATCGCCTCGACCTTCTCGAACCTGGTGTTTGCCAAGTGGTTCATGGAGTGGCTGGCCCAGCGCCGGCCCAACATGAACGCCCCGATCCGCATCAAGCAGACCGCCATCGACTTCATCAAGGCCGCTCCGCTGGTGACCACCACTTCGGTGCTGATTGCCCTGGCCGGTGCCGGCATCCTGGCCGCCAAGGGCCTGAACTACGGCGTGGATTTCACCAGTGGAACCACCATGACCGTGCGTGCCCCGACGGCGGTGACCACCGATCAGATCCGCTCGGCCGTGACGGGGGCCGGGGTTGGCAAGGTCTCTCCCCAGAACGCCACCATTCAGCGTGACGTGGTGCCTGGGCAGGCCGGAACCCAGTACACCGTAAAGGTTCCTCAGCTGAATACAGCCGAACTGAACACCATCAGCGCAGCCATCGGACGGGTCGGAGACGCCCAGGTGCTGTCCACCGAGACGGTGGGTCCTGCCGTGGGCCGTGAGCTGACCGACAAGACGGTCGCCGCCGTGCTGCTGGGTCTGGGCCTGATCCTGGTGTACGTGGGCTTCCGCTTCGACTTCGTGATGGGCCTGGGCAGCATCCTGGCCGCCATTCACGACGTGGCCATCGCGCTGGGCCTGTTCAGTCTGCTGGGCCTGGAGTTCACGATTGCCAGTGTGGCGGCCCTGCTGACATTGATCGGTTACTCGCTGAACGACTCGATCATCGTATCGGACCGTATCCGCGAGAACCTGCGCGAAATGCGCGGCAAGTCCTACCGCCAGATCGTCAACACCAGCATCAACCAGACGCTTTCGCGCACGATCATGACTTCCATCAGCACCATGCTGCCACTGATCAGCCTGCTGATTTTCGGTGGACCGGTGCTGCGCGACTTCAGTCTGATTCTGCTGGTCGGCATTCTGGTCGGCACGTACAGCAGCATCTACATCGTGGCGCCCCTGGTGGTGTTCCTGGAGGAATGGACAACCCGCCGGAAGGTCACAGGCGGCGTCGCTGCCCCCAAGGCCTGA
- the infB gene encoding translation initiation factor IF-2, whose protein sequence is MSKVRIYTLAKDLGVENARMLEILDGLGVAYKSVSSTIEEETVDLIKQILDDESAPAAQAPDSTPVTETPVAASEPAAPLAASTQPSPAQPAPVAQTQAAQPQPSQAQSSAGQSAQAVAEPVASPAATPEPAAREIPHRAPVVTIMGHVDHGKTSLLDYIRKTRVAAKEAGGITQHVGAFEAKTSKGKIVFIDTPGHEAFTTIRARGANVADIAIIVIAADDSLMPQTREAIAHAQAAKVPMIVAINKVDLPQADAERVKTDLTQLNLVPEEYGGDLVVVPVSAKTGEGVEDLLEYISLTAELEDLRADPKGAFSGVIIEGKVDRQAGVLATVMVQEGTLHVGDFLVVGENYGKIKAMTDSAGGRIKEAGPSTPVQVLGFSEVPSSGEKVQSAKNEHAARDVIAARADVRRDEENARDRRRTQRTLEDIMGPIGEVRTVNLVLRADTQGSVEALQGILARKEGEDVKINVMLAGIGAPTEGDVLLASTAEATILCFSVTPSGSVTKMAENKGVDIKSYRIIYELIDEVDRLIKGNVEPVFEERYLGRAEVRMVIRHPKSGNIAGSYVTDGMFRRNAKAKVTRGKQTVYEGTIVGLKRFKDDVREVQTGYECGINLDWNDVMEGDIIEASEMVEVEQA, encoded by the coding sequence ATGTCGAAAGTCCGTATTTACACCCTAGCCAAGGATCTTGGTGTCGAGAACGCCAGGATGCTCGAAATCCTCGATGGTCTGGGCGTCGCCTACAAGAGCGTCAGCAGCACCATCGAAGAAGAGACCGTTGATCTGATCAAGCAGATTCTGGACGACGAAAGCGCCCCTGCGGCCCAAGCTCCGGACAGCACTCCGGTGACCGAAACGCCTGTAGCGGCTTCCGAGCCCGCAGCACCCCTGGCGGCTTCTACGCAGCCTTCCCCGGCTCAGCCTGCACCAGTTGCCCAGACCCAGGCGGCTCAGCCCCAACCCTCCCAGGCGCAATCGTCCGCTGGGCAGTCGGCACAGGCCGTGGCCGAGCCGGTCGCCAGTCCCGCCGCCACGCCCGAGCCCGCCGCTCGGGAAATCCCCCACCGCGCGCCGGTCGTGACGATCATGGGTCACGTCGACCACGGCAAGACCAGCCTCCTGGACTACATCCGCAAGACCCGCGTGGCAGCCAAGGAAGCCGGCGGCATCACCCAGCACGTCGGGGCCTTCGAAGCCAAGACGAGCAAGGGCAAGATCGTGTTCATCGACACGCCGGGTCACGAGGCCTTCACCACCATCCGCGCACGCGGCGCGAACGTGGCGGATATAGCGATTATCGTCATCGCCGCCGACGACTCGCTGATGCCGCAGACGCGCGAAGCCATTGCGCACGCTCAGGCGGCCAAGGTGCCGATGATCGTGGCCATCAACAAGGTCGACCTTCCCCAGGCCGACGCCGAGCGCGTCAAGACTGACCTGACCCAGCTGAATCTCGTGCCGGAAGAGTACGGCGGTGACCTGGTCGTCGTGCCTGTAAGTGCCAAAACCGGTGAGGGCGTCGAGGACCTGCTGGAGTACATCAGCCTGACCGCCGAGCTTGAGGACCTGCGCGCAGATCCCAAAGGTGCGTTCAGCGGCGTGATTATCGAAGGCAAGGTGGACCGCCAGGCTGGTGTGCTGGCCACGGTAATGGTTCAGGAAGGCACCCTGCACGTGGGGGACTTCCTGGTCGTCGGCGAGAACTACGGCAAGATCAAGGCCATGACCGACTCGGCAGGTGGGCGCATCAAGGAAGCTGGCCCCAGTACCCCAGTACAGGTCCTCGGCTTCAGCGAAGTGCCCTCCAGCGGCGAAAAGGTCCAGAGCGCCAAGAACGAGCACGCCGCCCGCGACGTGATTGCCGCCCGCGCGGATGTCCGCCGTGACGAGGAGAACGCCCGTGACCGTCGCCGGACCCAGCGCACCCTGGAAGACATCATGGGGCCCATCGGTGAGGTGCGGACGGTCAATCTGGTCCTGCGCGCCGACACCCAGGGCAGCGTTGAAGCCCTGCAGGGCATCCTGGCGCGCAAGGAAGGCGAGGACGTCAAGATCAACGTGATGCTCGCCGGCATCGGCGCTCCTACCGAAGGCGACGTCCTGCTGGCCAGCACCGCCGAGGCCACCATCCTGTGCTTCAGCGTCACGCCCTCGGGCAGCGTCACCAAGATGGCCGAGAACAAGGGCGTGGACATCAAGTCCTACCGGATCATCTACGAACTGATCGACGAGGTGGACCGCCTGATCAAGGGCAACGTCGAGCCCGTGTTCGAGGAGCGGTACCTGGGCCGCGCCGAGGTCCGTATGGTCATCCGTCACCCCAAGAGCGGCAATATCGCCGGCTCCTACGTGACCGACGGCATGTTCCGCCGCAACGCCAAGGCCAAGGTTACCCGTGGCAAGCAGACGGTCTACGAAGGCACGATCGTGGGCCTCAAGCGCTTCAAGGATGATGTCCGTGAAGTGCAGACCGGCTACGAGTGCGGTATCAACCTCGACTGGAATGATGTGATGGAAGGCGACATCATCGAAGCCAGCGAGATGGTCGAGGTAGAACAGGCCTGA
- a CDS encoding YlxR family protein has product MSAAPAGYPRERHVPERTCVACRTRRPQGEFVRLTRIEGRWQEQTGNRTGRGAYVCSDSPNCWQDKRLRRAFGPQAPEVSALLARRFQSTQTNQPMTD; this is encoded by the coding sequence ATGAGCGCCGCGCCAGCCGGATACCCACGCGAGCGACACGTTCCCGAACGGACGTGCGTGGCCTGCCGGACCCGACGCCCCCAGGGTGAATTTGTTCGCCTGACGCGGATCGAAGGGCGCTGGCAGGAGCAGACCGGCAACCGGACCGGCCGAGGCGCGTACGTGTGTTCCGACTCTCCCAACTGCTGGCAGGACAAACGCCTTCGACGGGCCTTTGGTCCGCAGGCGCCGGAGGTCTCGGCGCTGCTCGCCAGACGGTTTCAATCCACCCAGACGAATCAGCCCATGACCGACTGA
- the nusA gene encoding transcription termination factor NusA, whose translation MTQPEINFADALREVAQARNINELQLIEAFEQSLAQAYTRNVEPDKRIEVHLDPQSGELEVLVVREVVEKVEDEHLQISLADALELDPGVEIGMEMEFPVDREKFSRIALQAAKQTLTQKMRETERNVVFNEYKDREGQVLTAQVVRSDNKGNWFVELGAGEAILPPREQIPGEKLTPGNRVKIYLKEVRKTPKGPTILASRADERLLDYLLKQEIPEVANGIVEVKAISREAGQRSKVAVFSHNSNVDPIGACIGHRGNRIQAVTGELGRERVDVILWDANTREFIRNALSPAKVGLIEVQPDRREATVTVTPDQLSLAIGKGGQNVRLAAKLTGFKIDLRETAAISDLDAAMQQALQDDQDGRDTDDTARSAFDALFKDSKSVATASPDDTQE comes from the coding sequence ATGACCCAACCCGAGATCAATTTTGCGGACGCGCTGCGTGAAGTCGCGCAGGCCCGCAACATCAACGAACTGCAGCTGATCGAGGCCTTCGAACAGTCTCTGGCCCAGGCCTACACGCGCAACGTGGAGCCCGACAAGCGCATCGAAGTTCACCTTGACCCCCAGAGCGGCGAACTGGAAGTGCTGGTCGTGCGTGAGGTTGTAGAGAAGGTCGAGGACGAGCATCTGCAGATTTCGCTGGCCGACGCACTGGAACTCGACCCCGGCGTCGAGATCGGCATGGAAATGGAGTTCCCGGTGGACCGCGAGAAGTTCTCGCGCATCGCGCTGCAGGCCGCCAAGCAGACCCTGACCCAGAAGATGCGCGAAACCGAGCGCAACGTCGTGTTCAACGAGTACAAGGACCGCGAAGGCCAGGTGCTGACCGCACAGGTTGTCCGCAGCGACAACAAGGGCAACTGGTTCGTGGAACTGGGCGCCGGTGAGGCCATCCTGCCGCCGCGTGAGCAGATCCCCGGCGAGAAGCTCACCCCTGGCAATCGCGTCAAGATCTACCTGAAGGAAGTCCGCAAGACACCCAAGGGACCGACCATCCTGGCCAGCCGCGCCGATGAGCGGCTGCTGGACTACCTGCTCAAGCAGGAAATTCCCGAAGTCGCCAACGGCATCGTTGAGGTCAAGGCCATTTCGCGCGAGGCCGGCCAGCGCAGCAAGGTCGCCGTGTTCTCGCACAACAGCAACGTCGATCCCATCGGCGCGTGCATCGGGCACCGCGGCAACCGCATTCAGGCGGTCACCGGCGAACTGGGCCGCGAGCGCGTGGATGTGATTCTGTGGGACGCCAATACCCGCGAGTTCATCCGCAACGCCCTGTCCCCGGCCAAGGTGGGGCTCATCGAAGTTCAGCCTGACCGCCGTGAGGCGACTGTGACTGTTACGCCCGACCAGCTGTCGCTGGCCATCGGCAAGGGCGGACAGAATGTGCGTCTGGCGGCCAAGCTGACCGGCTTCAAAATCGACCTGCGCGAAACGGCAGCCATCAGCGACCTGGACGCCGCCATGCAGCAGGCTCTGCAGGACGACCAGGATGGTCGTGACACCGACGACACTGCCCGGTCTGCCTTCGACGCGCTGTTCAAGGACAGCAAGTCGGTGGCCACCGCCAGCCCGGACGACACGCAGGAGTAA
- the rimP gene encoding ribosome maturation factor RimP: MNNNTTDNSTLQQIAHAAVEPLGFEVLEVQVQTQGGEKIVLVRVDRLDEQPVTMEDLTKASRAAEAEFDRLDPVAGEYRLEFESPGSKRPLTRARHFERMLGLKARVRGEGHAFTAPIKAVSGDQVTFDVSGQDVTVSASAVQANLAEFPDRHR, translated from the coding sequence ATGAATAACAACACAACCGACAATTCAACCCTGCAGCAGATCGCCCACGCGGCCGTGGAGCCTCTGGGCTTCGAGGTGCTGGAAGTACAGGTGCAGACACAGGGCGGAGAAAAAATCGTGCTGGTCCGGGTCGACCGGCTTGACGAACAGCCCGTCACCATGGAGGACCTGACCAAAGCCAGCCGCGCCGCCGAGGCCGAGTTCGACCGTCTGGACCCGGTGGCCGGTGAATACCGCCTGGAATTCGAGTCGCCCGGGTCCAAGCGGCCCCTGACGCGCGCCCGGCACTTTGAGCGCATGCTGGGGCTCAAGGCCCGGGTCCGCGGCGAGGGCCACGCCTTTACCGCGCCTATCAAGGCGGTCAGCGGCGATCAGGTGACCTTCGATGTCAGTGGCCAGGACGTGACCGTCTCTGCCAGTGCCGTGCAGGCCAACCTGGCCGAGTTCCCGGACCGGCACCGCTGA